In Cytophagales bacterium, the following are encoded in one genomic region:
- the der gene encoding ribosome biogenesis GTPase Der has protein sequence MANILAIVGRPNVGKSTLFNRLIEKKQAIMDNEPGVTRDRHYGMSEWNGKHFTVIDTGGYVEGSEDIFEGAIRTQVKEALQEATAILFMVDCHDGLHGLDQDFANVVREVNKPVFLVANKADNQEKSFVANEFYALGLTDTIFPLSSMTGSGTGELLDEVVNHMEDEEEIEGSDLPKIAILGRPNVGKSSFVNALLGEERSIVTDIAGTTRDAINSRYNLFGKDFLLTDTAGIRKKAKVKEDIEFYSVLRAIQALQDSDVSIIMIDAERGLESQDMNIISLAHKYRRGAVIFVNKWDLAERETNTAKKITDEIKEKLGPMQYIPIIFGSVLTKQRIFKVIETAIQVYENKAKKISTSKLNEAMLPEIEHYPPPAVRGKYIKIKYITQLPTRNPTFAFFCNHPKDIKESYERFLVNKLREKFDYQGVPLKAVFRKK, from the coding sequence TTGGCAAATATATTAGCAATCGTAGGTCGCCCGAATGTAGGCAAATCCACTTTATTCAATAGACTGATTGAAAAGAAGCAGGCGATCATGGACAATGAGCCCGGAGTGACCAGAGATCGGCATTACGGGATGAGTGAGTGGAATGGTAAACATTTTACGGTTATTGATACTGGAGGATACGTAGAAGGTTCCGAAGACATCTTTGAGGGTGCCATCCGAACCCAGGTGAAAGAAGCATTGCAAGAAGCGACTGCTATTCTGTTCATGGTAGATTGTCACGATGGTCTTCATGGACTCGATCAGGACTTTGCCAATGTGGTCCGGGAGGTGAATAAGCCAGTATTTCTGGTGGCCAATAAAGCCGATAATCAGGAAAAGTCTTTTGTTGCCAATGAGTTCTATGCCTTAGGACTGACGGATACCATATTTCCATTGTCCTCGATGACAGGTTCAGGCACCGGCGAACTACTGGATGAAGTCGTCAACCACATGGAAGATGAAGAGGAAATCGAAGGATCAGACCTTCCCAAGATTGCTATCCTGGGACGTCCCAACGTAGGTAAATCCTCCTTTGTGAATGCCTTACTAGGTGAAGAGAGAAGCATTGTTACAGACATTGCAGGAACCACACGAGATGCAATCAACAGTCGCTACAACCTATTTGGCAAAGATTTCTTACTGACGGACACAGCTGGTATTCGTAAGAAGGCCAAGGTCAAAGAAGACATTGAATTCTATTCAGTATTGAGGGCCATTCAGGCGCTGCAAGACAGTGATGTATCTATCATCATGATTGACGCAGAGCGTGGCTTGGAATCCCAGGACATGAACATCATCTCCCTGGCACACAAATACCGTCGGGGAGCAGTGATTTTCGTCAATAAATGGGATTTGGCAGAGCGTGAAACCAATACGGCGAAAAAGATCACCGATGAGATCAAGGAGAAACTCGGTCCCATGCAATACATCCCGATTATCTTCGGAAGTGTGTTGACAAAGCAGCGGATCTTCAAGGTGATAGAAACAGCCATCCAAGTTTACGAAAATAAGGCCAAGAAAATATCTACTTCCAAACTTAACGAGGCGATGCTCCCAGAGATTGAGCATTACCCCCCTCCTGCGGTTCGTGGCAAGTACATCAAGATCAAGTACATCACGCAATTGCCGACGAGGAACCCAACGTTTGCGTTCTTCTGTAACCATCCCAAGGATATCAAAGAGTCCTATGAGCGATTTCTGGTCAATAAGCTTCGAGAGAAGTTCGATTATCAGGGAGTGCCCTTGAAAGCAGTGTTTAGGAAGAAGTAA
- a CDS encoding SprT-like domain-containing protein gives MSTTSKQVFQRFVPSPAVDYCDQLYNQLNFEFKIKKSRKTKMGDFRLDHRTGHQTITINNDLNPYSFLITYLHEVAHLLTFEQYGRKVAPHGQEWKNMFKKTLQPVLNEQNFPPDILQALTQHFASPKATSCSDPALYQILRKYDEDKGEILLKEVPIGGLFEFNGKTYQKLEVRRTRAICQELKSKRKYLIALIAGVVEETS, from the coding sequence TTGTCCACCACGTCAAAACAAGTATTCCAACGTTTCGTACCCTCGCCGGCTGTAGACTACTGCGACCAGCTCTACAATCAGCTCAACTTTGAATTCAAGATCAAAAAGAGTCGAAAAACGAAGATGGGAGACTTCCGACTGGACCATCGGACAGGGCACCAGACCATTACCATCAACAACGACCTGAACCCATACAGTTTCCTGATCACCTACCTCCACGAAGTGGCTCACTTACTCACCTTTGAGCAATACGGACGAAAAGTAGCTCCCCATGGACAGGAATGGAAGAATATGTTCAAGAAGACCCTTCAACCGGTCCTCAACGAACAGAACTTCCCCCCTGACATCTTACAGGCACTGACCCAACACTTTGCGAGCCCCAAAGCCACCAGTTGCTCTGATCCCGCACTGTATCAAATACTCAGAAAGTACGATGAAGACAAAGGCGAGATCCTTCTCAAAGAAGTACCCATCGGCGGCCTATTCGAATTCAATGGCAAAACCTACCAAAAGCTGGAAGTCCGCCGCACCCGCGCCATCTGTCAGGAATTAAAATCCAAGCGCAAGTATTTGATTGCTTTGATTGCTGGGGTGGTTGAAGAAACCTCTTAA
- a CDS encoding helix-hairpin-helix domain-containing protein: MKIKYAFMMLAFAGLLWSCGSGGNSEQAATEAPETTEESTQEVAAEEGSEDVLNPNLASKEQLMTVAGLNEAQVDQIIAGRPHLNGAVFAKWIKDMVSEEDYEATASRVFLPMNLNTTDEDDFKLVPGVGNKMAHEFEEYRPYTSVEQFRREIGKYVDEAQVLDYEQFVFVPLNLNTTPEEQFKMIPGVGDKMAHEFEEYRPYSSMEQFRREIGKYVDENEVARLERFVTLGE; encoded by the coding sequence ATGAAAATTAAATATGCATTCATGATGCTGGCTTTTGCTGGCTTACTTTGGTCATGTGGATCAGGAGGAAATTCTGAACAAGCTGCAACTGAAGCACCTGAAACGACAGAAGAGAGCACTCAAGAAGTTGCTGCTGAAGAGGGAAGCGAAGATGTACTTAACCCGAATCTCGCTTCAAAAGAGCAATTAATGACTGTGGCTGGCCTTAATGAAGCACAGGTAGATCAGATCATTGCTGGTAGACCCCACTTGAATGGCGCAGTTTTTGCCAAATGGATAAAAGACATGGTTAGTGAAGAAGATTATGAGGCCACCGCCAGTCGAGTTTTCTTACCGATGAACCTCAACACGACGGATGAAGATGATTTCAAACTAGTACCAGGAGTAGGGAATAAAATGGCTCATGAGTTTGAAGAGTACCGCCCATATACCTCAGTAGAACAGTTTAGAAGAGAGATCGGAAAATACGTCGATGAGGCTCAGGTGTTGGATTATGAGCAATTTGTATTCGTACCCCTGAATCTGAACACGACCCCTGAAGAGCAATTCAAAATGATCCCTGGTGTAGGAGATAAGATGGCGCATGAGTTTGAAGAGTATCGTCCTTACAGCTCGATGGAACAATTTCGTCGCGAAATTGGTAAATACGTAGACGAGAACGAAGTAGCACGATTGGAACGTTTCGTGACCTTAGGAGAATAG
- a CDS encoding carboxypeptidase regulatory-like domain-containing protein, translating into MKKTLLLFSVAMVIFLGDVFAQGSTTASMRGRITDANGEGLPGATVRATHTPTGSEWGNVTDLDGYFRLPNMNVGGPYTVSVSYIGFETIERNNIFLTLGQTFKLNETLRENVTELEAIVVSANQGEIIDGNRTGASTFIGKETIEGLPTVGRSIGDFVRLTPQAQISEGNDGLSLSIGGQNNRYNAIYIDGAVSNDVFGLAGSGTNGGQTGVTPISLDAIEQFNVSIAPFDVRQSGFAGGSVSAVTRSGSNEVEGSAYFYTQNEKMAGVTPQEDGEDLEETRLPDFTSQTYGFRVGGPIIKNKLFFFANAELQRDEIPQPFEFSRYDGNATLDDVNRLVSHLGTLGYDPGTYTDNTTFLDSDKFLIKLDWNVNDNHKVSIRHSYTEARNLEARNSSNSGLRFQNGSEFFNSTTNTTALELKSTIGANMSNHLTVGATIVRDDRDPYDTSNDGPSIPFPAVFIDDGRGGFQFGSETFSTANLLDQDVITITNNFEYYKGKHTFLAGFNAEFYTVTNLFIPFNYGDYGWERSTPINTAGDADGGSNLDDFIAGEAADDYIRSFSLRDNITGDGTASGVEFGGALFGFYVQDEFQAMDNLKLTFGIRGDIQSFDDTPVNTTFNNETLPLISAQGYDLGGAQTGQFIKSQFYFSPRFGFNWDVNNDQRTQVRGGWGIFTSRIPLVWPGGAFNNNGVNRGTVLDFQLADDARRLRDWDDQPVGGGPDGDGLDASGNVITQIDPNSVSPSGDIDLFVEDFKIPQVWKANLAVDQKIGSTGLIGTVEGLFTKTINQVYYQNVNLRADPVGFLEGTPDDRPIFNRRDEVDDTYGRIILASNNDQGYAYNVTASLTKPMENGLAANFSYSYGDAFSVYDGTSSQNSSQWRGIYTVDGRNTFNEAWRSDFSQAHRVLASVTYRKEYAGFLGSQITLFYEGRSGNTYSYIYGGGQNIQNEDSRSRALVYIPANESEIVLVDGANGLSSAEQWTALNSFIENDPYLSENRGQYAERNTNRTPFENVIDLKFLQDFYLETGNGKRNTIQLSLDIFNFTNFISSSWGKRYRVQRGVELLEFEGFQDGTNIPTYSFQPFNDFEPNEANFGNFDDAGLFSARWRMQFGIRYIFN; encoded by the coding sequence ATGAAAAAAACTCTACTATTATTTTCTGTTGCGATGGTAATTTTCCTCGGCGATGTTTTCGCTCAGGGAAGTACTACTGCCTCTATGAGAGGTAGAATTACCGATGCTAACGGAGAAGGCCTTCCAGGCGCAACTGTGCGCGCTACGCATACTCCCACCGGTTCTGAGTGGGGCAACGTAACCGATCTTGATGGTTATTTCCGACTTCCTAATATGAACGTAGGAGGTCCTTACACTGTTTCAGTTTCTTACATTGGATTCGAGACGATCGAAAGAAACAATATTTTCTTGACTTTGGGTCAGACATTCAAGTTGAATGAGACATTGCGAGAAAATGTAACTGAGCTGGAAGCAATCGTAGTATCTGCCAACCAAGGTGAAATCATTGATGGTAACAGAACAGGAGCTTCTACTTTCATTGGAAAAGAGACGATCGAAGGTTTACCAACGGTAGGTAGATCTATCGGCGACTTTGTAAGATTGACTCCTCAGGCGCAAATCTCTGAAGGTAACGATGGTCTTTCTTTGTCTATCGGTGGTCAGAACAACCGGTACAACGCGATCTACATTGATGGTGCAGTAAGTAACGATGTTTTCGGATTGGCTGGTTCTGGTACAAACGGTGGGCAAACAGGTGTGACGCCTATTTCATTGGACGCGATCGAGCAGTTTAATGTATCTATCGCTCCTTTTGATGTAAGACAGTCAGGTTTCGCTGGTGGTTCCGTTTCTGCGGTAACTCGAAGTGGTAGCAATGAAGTAGAAGGTTCTGCTTACTTCTATACCCAGAATGAAAAAATGGCGGGTGTAACTCCTCAGGAAGACGGAGAAGATTTGGAAGAAACAAGACTTCCTGACTTTACTTCTCAAACTTATGGTTTTAGAGTTGGTGGTCCAATCATTAAAAACAAACTGTTTTTCTTCGCTAATGCTGAATTGCAGCGCGATGAAATCCCTCAGCCTTTTGAGTTTTCAAGATATGATGGAAACGCTACTCTTGATGATGTGAACCGATTGGTTTCTCACCTGGGTACTTTAGGTTACGATCCAGGAACTTATACCGACAATACCACTTTCCTTGATAGTGATAAATTTCTGATCAAATTAGATTGGAATGTGAACGATAATCACAAGGTTTCGATTCGTCACTCCTATACCGAGGCTAGAAACCTGGAGGCAAGAAATTCAAGCAACAGTGGTTTGAGGTTCCAGAATGGTTCTGAGTTCTTCAACTCCACTACTAACACCACTGCGCTGGAATTGAAGAGTACTATCGGTGCAAACATGTCAAATCACCTGACTGTAGGTGCGACAATTGTTCGTGATGATAGAGATCCTTACGATACTTCTAACGATGGTCCTTCTATTCCTTTCCCTGCGGTATTCATCGACGATGGTCGAGGTGGGTTCCAGTTTGGTTCTGAGACTTTCTCTACTGCCAACTTGCTGGATCAAGATGTGATCACAATCACTAACAATTTTGAGTATTACAAAGGCAAGCACACGTTCCTTGCTGGATTCAACGCAGAATTCTATACAGTAACCAACCTGTTCATTCCTTTCAACTACGGAGATTATGGATGGGAGAGAAGCACTCCTATTAACACTGCTGGTGATGCAGATGGAGGTTCTAACCTGGATGACTTCATTGCAGGAGAGGCTGCGGATGATTATATCCGATCTTTCTCTTTGAGAGATAATATTACCGGTGATGGTACTGCTTCAGGTGTGGAATTTGGTGGTGCTTTGTTTGGCTTCTACGTACAGGATGAGTTTCAGGCAATGGACAACTTGAAATTGACATTCGGTATCCGAGGAGACATTCAATCATTTGATGATACTCCGGTTAACACCACTTTCAATAACGAGACGCTTCCTTTGATTTCTGCACAGGGCTATGACCTTGGTGGTGCACAAACTGGACAATTCATTAAGTCTCAGTTCTATTTCTCTCCTAGATTCGGTTTCAACTGGGATGTGAACAATGACCAAAGAACGCAGGTTCGAGGTGGATGGGGAATCTTTACTTCAAGAATTCCTTTGGTATGGCCTGGTGGCGCATTCAACAACAATGGTGTGAACCGTGGTACGGTGCTTGACTTCCAATTGGCGGATGATGCAAGAAGACTTAGAGATTGGGACGATCAGCCAGTAGGCGGTGGACCTGATGGAGACGGCTTGGATGCTAGCGGCAACGTGATCACTCAGATCGATCCTAATAGCGTTTCTCCTTCAGGTGATATCGACCTGTTTGTAGAAGACTTCAAAATTCCTCAAGTATGGAAAGCTAACCTCGCTGTTGATCAAAAAATCGGAAGCACAGGGTTGATCGGTACCGTTGAAGGTCTGTTCACTAAAACGATCAATCAGGTTTACTACCAAAACGTCAATTTGAGAGCTGATCCTGTTGGATTCCTGGAAGGAACTCCGGATGATCGACCAATCTTCAACAGAAGAGATGAGGTAGATGATACTTACGGACGAATCATTCTTGCGTCAAATAATGACCAGGGTTATGCATACAATGTGACTGCCAGCTTGACTAAGCCTATGGAAAATGGATTGGCAGCTAACTTCTCATATTCTTATGGCGATGCTTTCTCTGTCTATGATGGAACATCTTCTCAGAACTCTTCTCAGTGGAGAGGTATATACACAGTAGACGGAAGAAATACCTTCAACGAAGCATGGAGATCTGACTTTTCTCAAGCACATAGAGTACTTGCTTCTGTGACTTACAGAAAGGAATATGCTGGATTCCTGGGCTCACAAATCACTTTGTTCTACGAAGGCCGATCTGGAAACACATATAGCTATATCTATGGCGGTGGACAGAACATCCAGAACGAAGATTCTCGAAGCAGAGCTTTGGTTTACATTCCTGCTAACGAAAGTGAAATTGTTTTGGTGGATGGTGCTAACGGATTGTCTTCTGCTGAGCAATGGACTGCCTTGAATAGCTTCATTGAGAATGATCCTTATTTGAGTGAAAACAGAGGACAGTACGCAGAGAGAAACACAAACAGAACTCCTTTTGAGAATGTCATTGACTTGAAATTCTTGCAGGATTTCTACCTGGAGACTGGAAACGGTAAGAGAAACACCATTCAGCTTTCTTTGGATATCTTCAACTTCACTAACTTCATCAGTAGCAGCTGGGGTAAGAGATACAGAGTTCAAAGAGGTGTTGAATTGTTGGAGTTCGAAGGATTCCAGGATGGAACAAACATCCCTACATACTCATTTCAGCCTTTCAACGATTTTGAGCCTAACGAAGCGAATTTCGGAAACTTCGATGACGCTGGATTATTCAGCGCTCGATGGAGAATGCAATTTGGTATCAGATACATCTTCAACTAA
- a CDS encoding cytochrome b5 domain-containing protein produces MKTYTRQQLALRNGQDKEEIWVAFQNRIYDVSNSRLWKNGKHYEHWAGQDLTDELADAPHTAQVFERMEQVGVLA; encoded by the coding sequence ATGAAAACCTACACACGACAACAGTTGGCGTTGCGTAATGGCCAGGATAAAGAGGAGATTTGGGTGGCCTTTCAGAATCGGATCTACGATGTAAGTAACAGCCGACTATGGAAGAACGGAAAGCACTATGAGCACTGGGCAGGACAGGACTTGACGGATGAATTGGCTGACGCACCACATACTGCTCAGGTTTTTGAGCGAATGGAGCAAGTGGGGGTTTTAGCTTAA
- a CDS encoding endonuclease MutS2, with product MLFYPENLEEKLEIDQVRSILKKYCKSQLAQDRVDKAQPVTKFSQLQVFLDQTREMYKAITGGASLPGGQFEDIFPLLKRVKTGGTYLDAADFSVLKSALETLYHWSQFLKKQNEEYPTLSRLTHGFISDMELVREIDARIDERGEVRDNASEELSEIRGRIGKAERQVRKTIQTILERSKKSEFTEDDGAVTVRSGRLVIPVKAEFKRKLRGFVHDESSTGQTVFMEPTEVLDLNNEVRELQYRERREIIRILTALADQIREQLPDLQKGAEFLVKMDFVHAKARFAIDYEGLVPVVEDKPDILIKEGRHPLLWKKHKDQGKNVVPLNLSLNRKERVMVISGPNAGGKSVSLKTVGMLQYMVQCGFPIPVHEESKMGFFRNYFADIGDSQSLENDLSTYSSHLAAMRYFTDFADKRSLVLIDEFGTGTEPQFGAAIAESILQNLAKTGCFGVITTHYGNLKDFAEKTEGLQNAAMRYDSEKLEPLFELEQGKPGSSFAFEIAQKMGLNKAILKEAKKIVGFDQVNYDRMLGKLDSEKAKFEKANRKLKGEKEELTSLRDDYEALRTQLDKDRKKILKDAKQEAVQLIAAANKQIERTIREIKEAKADKERTKASRQSLEEYAGKIETKARKPAKKQARPVPAPPPKVEQGPIQAGDKVRLKDQGTVGDVVSIKGKQAEVTFGSLKSFVTLTKLEKISNRQAKTQQKATVSNMNWDQKMTSFSSELDVRGKRAEEVLPMVDRIVDDALMLGVKQLRILHGKGHGILKDVIRNHLRSDNNILSTEDEHADRGGTGITIVTLAE from the coding sequence ATGCTTTTCTATCCGGAAAATTTAGAAGAGAAATTGGAGATCGATCAGGTTCGGTCGATCCTTAAAAAATATTGCAAAAGCCAGCTGGCGCAGGATCGGGTAGATAAAGCACAACCGGTCACGAAGTTCAGCCAGTTACAGGTTTTTCTGGACCAAACCAGGGAAATGTATAAGGCCATTACCGGTGGTGCTTCTCTTCCTGGTGGGCAATTTGAAGATATTTTCCCTTTGCTGAAACGGGTAAAAACTGGAGGTACCTATTTAGATGCCGCGGACTTTTCGGTGCTAAAAAGTGCTTTAGAGACACTTTATCACTGGTCTCAATTCCTGAAAAAGCAAAATGAGGAATACCCTACACTTTCCCGATTGACCCATGGATTTATTTCTGACATGGAGTTGGTTCGCGAAATTGATGCCCGAATCGACGAACGGGGAGAGGTCAGGGACAATGCTTCCGAAGAGCTTTCGGAGATCAGAGGCAGGATTGGTAAAGCCGAGCGCCAGGTACGAAAAACCATCCAGACCATATTGGAACGTTCCAAGAAAAGTGAGTTTACAGAGGATGATGGTGCGGTGACCGTCCGCTCTGGACGTTTGGTGATCCCTGTCAAGGCGGAATTCAAACGAAAACTCCGTGGTTTCGTACATGATGAATCTTCCACAGGCCAGACGGTGTTCATGGAGCCAACCGAAGTATTGGACTTGAATAATGAAGTAAGAGAGCTGCAATACCGGGAAAGGCGTGAAATCATTCGTATATTAACGGCACTAGCCGATCAGATCCGGGAACAATTGCCTGATCTTCAAAAAGGTGCGGAGTTCTTGGTGAAAATGGATTTTGTCCATGCAAAAGCTCGATTCGCGATTGATTACGAAGGGTTGGTTCCCGTAGTGGAGGATAAACCAGATATCCTGATCAAAGAAGGGCGTCACCCTTTGTTGTGGAAGAAACACAAGGATCAGGGCAAAAACGTGGTTCCACTTAACCTCTCTTTGAACAGAAAGGAACGGGTTATGGTCATTTCAGGACCTAATGCCGGTGGTAAATCCGTGTCTTTGAAAACGGTGGGGATGTTGCAGTACATGGTGCAATGCGGATTTCCGATTCCCGTTCACGAAGAGTCCAAAATGGGATTCTTCCGAAACTATTTCGCGGATATTGGAGATTCACAATCCTTGGAAAACGATCTGAGTACGTACAGTTCGCACCTGGCAGCCATGCGTTACTTTACTGATTTCGCAGATAAACGTTCGCTGGTATTGATCGATGAGTTTGGTACCGGAACGGAACCACAGTTTGGAGCAGCCATTGCCGAGTCCATTTTGCAAAACCTCGCAAAGACAGGCTGTTTTGGGGTGATCACTACACACTATGGCAATTTGAAAGACTTTGCGGAAAAGACGGAGGGACTTCAAAACGCAGCCATGCGCTATGACTCGGAGAAGCTGGAACCTTTGTTTGAGTTGGAACAAGGCAAGCCTGGAAGCTCTTTCGCGTTCGAGATCGCACAGAAGATGGGCCTTAACAAGGCCATTTTGAAAGAAGCCAAGAAGATCGTCGGGTTCGATCAGGTGAACTACGATCGCATGCTCGGAAAACTTGATTCTGAGAAAGCCAAGTTTGAAAAAGCCAATCGAAAATTGAAAGGGGAGAAAGAAGAATTGACTTCTCTGCGCGATGATTACGAAGCTTTAAGAACGCAACTAGACAAAGACCGTAAGAAGATCCTGAAAGATGCCAAGCAAGAAGCAGTACAATTGATTGCGGCGGCTAACAAACAGATTGAACGCACTATTCGGGAGATCAAAGAGGCCAAGGCTGATAAAGAACGAACCAAAGCTTCCCGTCAATCGCTGGAAGAATATGCAGGGAAGATTGAAACAAAGGCCCGAAAACCTGCAAAGAAACAGGCTCGGCCAGTTCCGGCACCACCACCAAAAGTAGAGCAAGGACCAATCCAGGCAGGGGACAAGGTACGTTTGAAGGACCAGGGAACGGTAGGAGATGTGGTTTCTATCAAAGGCAAACAAGCGGAAGTGACTTTTGGTAGTCTGAAGTCATTTGTGACGTTGACTAAGCTGGAAAAGATTTCCAATCGTCAAGCCAAAACACAACAAAAAGCTACGGTCTCCAATATGAACTGGGATCAGAAAATGACGTCCTTTTCATCTGAGTTGGATGTTCGTGGAAAACGGGCAGAAGAAGTGCTGCCGATGGTGGACCGCATCGTCGATGATGCCCTGATGCTTGGAGTGAAACAATTGAGAATCCTTCACGGAAAAGGTCATGGTATTCTGAAAGATGTGATCCGTAATCACCTGCGAAGCGATAACAATATTCTGAGTACCGAAGACGAGCACGCGGATCGTGGTGGTACGGGCATTACCATTGTGACGCTGGCCGAATGA
- a CDS encoding DUF4296 domain-containing protein, producing the protein MRKRIVIPVVGLLLLMGCVAEPEKPVDLIGKSEMVDVLIQVHLLEAKINKVPKRQGDSAHFLYNHYQNLLFEEMNIDSASYRSSMNYYLEYPEELTSIYQAVVDSLALRAKNRNID; encoded by the coding sequence ATGAGAAAACGAATTGTCATACCTGTGGTAGGATTGCTACTATTGATGGGATGTGTGGCTGAACCTGAAAAGCCGGTGGACTTGATAGGAAAGTCCGAGATGGTAGATGTATTGATCCAGGTGCATTTGCTGGAAGCAAAGATCAATAAGGTGCCGAAGCGTCAAGGCGATTCTGCCCATTTTCTCTACAATCACTATCAAAACCTGCTCTTCGAGGAGATGAACATAGATTCAGCCAGTTACCGAAGCAGCATGAATTATTATTTGGAATACCCCGAAGAACTTACGTCCATATATCAGGCCGTGGTGGATAGCCTTGCCTTGCGGGCGAAAAACAGGAACATAGACTAA
- a CDS encoding DUF58 domain-containing protein — protein MKEILKKLRKYEIKVRKAINSQMQGDFQSIFKGSGLEFDDVRTYQYGDDVRTIDWNVSAKGHGTFVKTFKEEKEQTVFFVLDVSASQEIGKDGNQKIDVGKEITALLSFSAIKESSQVGLLCYSDQREKYIKPAKGSRHAYEIFNGIFSLKPTSKKTDLNKALKFTLDLLKRRSIVFVISDFVDEDYLHSLKGMARKHDLIVIHLFDKREAAFPSLGIVPLLEKESGRNIWVNTSSGQFKNLFDRTYRTNTETLETFCRRNDVNYLSVDTNESYVPKLIKLFKGRNRKNAQRVR, from the coding sequence ATGAAGGAAATCCTCAAAAAGCTTCGCAAATACGAAATCAAGGTCCGAAAGGCCATCAACTCTCAAATGCAAGGTGATTTCCAATCCATCTTCAAGGGATCGGGTCTGGAATTTGATGACGTACGGACTTACCAGTACGGTGATGATGTACGCACAATTGACTGGAATGTTAGTGCCAAAGGCCATGGAACGTTCGTAAAAACGTTCAAAGAAGAGAAAGAACAGACCGTATTCTTCGTACTGGATGTTTCTGCCTCGCAGGAGATTGGTAAGGATGGCAACCAGAAAATAGATGTGGGTAAAGAAATTACCGCATTACTTTCTTTCTCTGCCATCAAAGAAAGCAGTCAGGTTGGGTTGTTGTGTTACTCCGATCAGCGAGAGAAATACATCAAACCTGCTAAAGGAAGTCGGCATGCCTATGAGATTTTCAATGGAATCTTCTCTTTGAAGCCTACCTCCAAGAAGACGGATTTGAATAAAGCTTTAAAATTCACACTGGACCTACTGAAAAGGAGAAGCATCGTTTTTGTCATTTCGGACTTTGTGGATGAAGATTACCTCCATTCACTCAAAGGTATGGCCCGAAAGCACGACCTGATCGTCATCCACTTGTTTGACAAGAGAGAAGCAGCATTCCCTAGCTTGGGGATTGTTCCTCTGCTTGAAAAAGAATCTGGCAGAAACATCTGGGTGAATACCTCCTCAGGACAATTCAAAAACCTGTTTGACCGAACTTACCGAACCAATACAGAAACGCTGGAGACATTCTGCCGAAGAAATGACGTGAACTACCTGTCGGTGGATACCAACGAAAGTTACGTTCCCAAATTGATCAAACTATTTAAAGGAAGAAATAGAAAAAATGCACAACGTGTCCGTTAA